One genomic segment of Desulfovibrio aminophilus includes these proteins:
- a CDS encoding SulP family inorganic anion transporter, whose product MRPSTLGKDIPAGLTLWGLLVPEAIAYAGMAGAPAQAGLYTLLASLPIYALLGTSRQLVCASTSASSIMMAAVLAQATGADPALFAGTMAALVLLVGALFLLAGFCRLGFVASFLSYPVMTGYVCGLAVFIAASQAPKLLGLHKAPGDVFMQLWGLVERLPQTRPEAAAVGLGALVLLFALERLAPRVPGALVVLVLGVLAGTWLNRDGHAALTLAGVIPTGLPHLVVPRLSLSALTDLLPGAAGIALVAFSQALGTAKTFADKHGYEVDPNRELLAMGAANAACGIMGGLANGGSMSSTAVNERAGARSQAAGITAAVMVALTLFFLTPLFRDLPEPVLGAVVLHAVARMLKLREVWGFLRQSRMEFALAAAAFLGVLAFGLLTGLLVTLKLCAALLLFNATRLNVSRLGVSPCAPETFLSLERHPEARAVPGLALLRPESTVFFANAERLRAAVREALADKPRAVVLDLKVNPTLDITTCRTLRKILAEVRETGAALLLTDISDKALENLDRSGLLKELGEHRLHGHVAEAVRGA is encoded by the coding sequence ATGCGGCCGTCCACCCTTGGAAAGGACATTCCGGCCGGGCTGACCCTCTGGGGCCTGCTCGTGCCCGAGGCCATCGCCTACGCAGGCATGGCCGGGGCCCCGGCCCAGGCGGGCCTGTACACCCTGCTGGCCTCCCTGCCGATCTACGCCCTGCTCGGCACGAGCCGCCAGCTCGTCTGCGCCTCCACTTCGGCCTCCTCGATCATGATGGCCGCCGTGCTGGCCCAGGCCACGGGCGCCGACCCGGCGCTCTTCGCCGGGACCATGGCCGCCCTGGTCCTGCTGGTGGGCGCGCTGTTCCTGCTGGCGGGCTTCTGCCGCCTGGGCTTCGTGGCCTCGTTCCTGTCCTATCCGGTGATGACCGGCTACGTCTGCGGGCTGGCCGTGTTCATCGCCGCCAGCCAGGCCCCCAAGCTGCTCGGCCTGCACAAGGCCCCGGGCGACGTGTTCATGCAGCTCTGGGGCCTCGTGGAACGCCTGCCCCAGACGCGGCCCGAGGCGGCGGCCGTGGGCCTGGGCGCGCTGGTTCTGCTCTTCGCCCTGGAGCGGCTGGCCCCGCGCGTGCCCGGGGCCCTGGTGGTGCTCGTGCTCGGCGTGCTGGCCGGAACCTGGCTCAACCGCGACGGCCACGCGGCCCTGACCCTGGCCGGGGTCATCCCCACGGGCCTGCCGCATCTGGTCGTCCCGCGCCTGTCCCTGTCCGCGCTCACGGACCTGCTGCCCGGCGCGGCGGGCATCGCCCTGGTGGCCTTTTCCCAGGCCCTGGGCACGGCCAAGACCTTCGCGGACAAACACGGCTACGAGGTGGACCCGAACCGAGAACTGCTGGCCATGGGCGCGGCCAACGCGGCCTGCGGGATCATGGGCGGGCTGGCCAACGGCGGGAGCATGTCCTCCACGGCGGTGAACGAGCGGGCCGGGGCGCGCAGCCAGGCCGCCGGAATCACGGCCGCGGTCATGGTCGCGCTGACCCTCTTCTTCCTCACCCCGCTGTTCCGCGACCTGCCCGAGCCCGTGCTCGGCGCGGTGGTCCTGCACGCCGTGGCGCGGATGCTCAAGCTCCGCGAGGTCTGGGGCTTCCTGCGCCAGAGCCGCATGGAGTTCGCCCTGGCCGCGGCCGCCTTCCTGGGCGTGCTGGCCTTCGGCCTGCTCACGGGCCTGCTCGTGACGCTCAAGCTCTGCGCCGCGCTCCTGCTGTTCAACGCCACGCGGCTCAACGTCTCGCGGCTGGGCGTCTCACCTTGCGCGCCGGAAACGTTCCTGAGCCTGGAGCGCCACCCCGAGGCCCGGGCCGTGCCCGGTCTGGCCCTGCTGCGGCCGGAGTCCACGGTGTTCTTCGCCAATGCCGAGCGGCTGCGCGCGGCGGTGCGCGAGGCCCTGGCCGACAAGCCCCGGGCCGTGGTCCTGGACCTCAAGGTCAACCCGACCCTGGACATCACCACCTGCCGGACCCTGCGCAAGATTCTGGCGGAAGTCCGCGAGACGGGCGCGGCCCTGCTGCTCACCGACATCTCGGACAAGGCCCTGGAAAACCTGGACCGCTCGGGACTGCTGAAGGAACTGGGCGAACACCGCCTCCACGGCCACGTGGCCGAGGCGGTCAGGGGGGCATAG
- a CDS encoding OmpH family outer membrane protein, giving the protein MTKSLSALGVLVLTAFLFTGCVGDKPQVGVVDAAAVFKQCKAGQQAMTYLQERAKALQEKVQEAQKAAEGNQNEQTMQAFQKAVTEYQTTLGGEQQRLVTLLNDKYTAVLEKYRKDNGLVAVLSKEAVMAYDPAADITNKVVEALDKENIDLQLNKAEAAPAEAPKAEAAPAPAEAPKADAPKEEKKP; this is encoded by the coding sequence ATGACCAAGTCTTTGAGCGCCCTGGGCGTCCTGGTTCTGACCGCCTTCCTGTTCACCGGCTGCGTCGGGGACAAGCCCCAGGTGGGCGTCGTGGACGCCGCCGCCGTGTTCAAGCAGTGCAAGGCCGGGCAGCAGGCCATGACCTACCTCCAGGAGCGCGCCAAGGCCCTGCAGGAGAAGGTCCAGGAGGCGCAGAAGGCCGCCGAGGGCAACCAGAACGAGCAGACCATGCAGGCGTTCCAGAAGGCCGTCACCGAGTACCAGACGACCCTGGGCGGCGAGCAGCAGCGCCTCGTGACCCTGCTCAACGACAAGTACACCGCCGTGCTGGAGAAGTACCGCAAGGACAACGGCCTGGTGGCGGTCCTCTCCAAGGAGGCCGTGATGGCCTACGATCCGGCCGCCGACATCACCAACAAGGTGGTCGAGGCCCTGGACAAGGAGAACATCGACCTCCAGCTGAACAAGGCCGAGGCCGCTCCGGCCGAGGCTCCCAAGGCGGAGGCCGCCCCGGCTCCGGCCGAGGCCCCCAAGGCCGACGCTCCCAAGGAAGAGAAGAAGCCGTAA
- a CDS encoding ATP-binding protein yields the protein MFAPRTLSAFAATASGQFPVLLVTGARQVGKTTLLRRLAGAERAYVTLDDPLVLDLARSDPALFLQRFPAPVLIDEIQYAPELLPLIKIAVDRERTPGMFWLTGSQQFHLMRGVSESLAGRVAVVRLLGLSRRETLGLGGETPFLPVPEVLEPRLATGGGLPLPELYRTIWRGSFPALALHPEADRDLFFSSYLQTYLQRDVRDLAQVGDEMAFLRFLRATAARTAQLLNVSELARDADVAPNTAKRWLSILQAAGLVHLLEPFHTNRTKRLVKAPKLCFLDTGLCAYLTGWSSPETLEAGAMSGAILETWMLGEILRSWWHNGRSGQFFHYRDRDQQEIDLLIERDGTVHPVEFKKTASPDRSAARHFQALERLGQPVGPGGVLCLAERSLPLDANAVSIPASAL from the coding sequence ATGTTCGCACCCCGCACGTTGAGCGCCTTCGCGGCCACGGCCTCCGGCCAGTTTCCCGTGCTCCTGGTCACAGGCGCGCGGCAGGTGGGCAAGACCACCTTGCTCCGCCGCCTGGCGGGCGCGGAACGGGCCTACGTCACCCTCGACGACCCCCTGGTCCTGGACCTGGCCCGCTCGGACCCGGCGCTCTTCCTGCAACGCTTCCCCGCTCCGGTGCTCATCGACGAAATCCAGTACGCCCCGGAACTGCTGCCGCTCATCAAGATCGCCGTGGACCGCGAACGAACTCCGGGCATGTTCTGGCTCACCGGTTCGCAGCAGTTCCACCTCATGCGCGGGGTTTCCGAATCCCTGGCCGGGCGGGTGGCGGTGGTCCGTCTGCTCGGCCTGTCGCGGCGCGAAACCCTGGGCCTGGGCGGCGAGACTCCCTTCCTGCCCGTCCCGGAGGTGCTGGAGCCCCGGCTGGCCACGGGCGGCGGCCTGCCGCTGCCGGAGCTCTACCGGACCATCTGGCGCGGCTCCTTCCCGGCCCTGGCCCTGCACCCCGAGGCCGACCGCGACCTGTTCTTCAGCTCCTATCTCCAGACCTACCTCCAGCGCGACGTGCGCGATCTGGCCCAGGTGGGCGACGAGATGGCCTTTCTCCGCTTCCTGCGGGCCACGGCCGCGCGCACGGCCCAGCTCCTGAACGTGTCCGAACTGGCCCGCGACGCGGACGTGGCTCCGAACACGGCCAAGCGCTGGCTGTCCATCCTCCAGGCCGCCGGTCTGGTCCACCTCCTGGAGCCCTTCCACACCAACCGCACCAAGCGTCTCGTCAAGGCCCCCAAGCTCTGCTTCCTGGACACCGGCCTCTGCGCCTACCTGACCGGCTGGTCCAGCCCGGAGACGCTGGAAGCCGGGGCCATGTCCGGGGCCATCCTGGAAACCTGGATGCTGGGCGAGATTCTCAGGAGCTGGTGGCACAACGGCCGGTCCGGCCAGTTCTTCCACTACCGGGACCGGGATCAGCAGGAGATCGACCTGCTCATCGAGCGGGACGGGACGGTGCATCCCGTGGAGTTCAAGAAGACCGCCTCGCCGGACCGGAGCGCGGCGCGGCATTTTCAGGCCCTGGAAAGGCTGGGGCAGCCGGTGGGCCCGGGCGGGGTGCTCTGCCTCGCGGAGCGGTCCCTGCCGTTGGACGCGAACGCCGTGTCCATTCCCGCGTCCGCCCTGTAG
- a CDS encoding DUF262 domain-containing protein, whose amino-acid sequence MDDSIELDTEQIDDAVDAMDEGELNADSPFKKVILDKADRSLSELHRWYKSGRIIIDPEWQRNYVWDLSRASKLIESFLLDIPVPVIYLAKTDSGRYEVIDGLQRLTSVFNFFDNKYKLQKLDLIREHKGKTFNKLPTEVQNKLEDSILRSFELSDSNGDIHFIVFERLNTGGIKLNDMEIRNCLYRGSLNSLIKDLAKNENFIKAVSQKNFEKRMQDRALILRFLAFYERTHMKCTYGLKRFLNEFLDTYRDASEQKIDEYHKVFDRCMKACMTVFGENAFRLKSDIAKPGKYSAGEWASRPNAAIFQAIATSFCSYDLGQITQKSDCIYEGYLDLINSDPVWVDRVRRATGESTRLKYVFDAWLKRLEEIMSESQPQDSKRIFSRQLKKEMFDSNPTCKLCGNKISLIDDAVIDHDDRYWLGGKTIPENANLAHRICNLKKG is encoded by the coding sequence ATGGACGACAGCATAGAGTTAGATACTGAACAAATTGATGACGCCGTTGATGCCATGGATGAAGGCGAATTAAACGCAGACTCTCCATTTAAAAAAGTAATCCTTGATAAAGCTGATAGAAGTCTTTCAGAATTACATAGATGGTATAAATCTGGAAGGATAATTATTGATCCTGAATGGCAAAGAAATTATGTGTGGGATCTATCTAGAGCTTCAAAGCTTATAGAATCTTTTTTATTAGATATCCCAGTTCCAGTTATATATTTAGCGAAAACAGATTCTGGCAGATATGAAGTAATCGATGGGTTGCAAAGGCTTACTTCTGTTTTTAATTTTTTTGACAATAAATATAAGCTACAAAAGCTTGATCTTATTCGCGAGCATAAAGGAAAAACATTTAATAAACTCCCAACAGAAGTGCAAAATAAGCTTGAAGATTCAATTTTGCGTTCATTTGAGCTCTCTGATAGCAATGGCGATATACATTTTATCGTTTTTGAACGCTTAAATACAGGTGGAATCAAGCTTAATGACATGGAAATAAGAAATTGTTTATATCGTGGATCACTCAATTCACTTATTAAAGATCTAGCAAAAAATGAAAACTTCATAAAGGCTGTTAGCCAAAAAAACTTTGAAAAAAGGATGCAAGACAGAGCCCTCATTTTAAGGTTTTTGGCATTTTATGAGCGGACGCATATGAAATGCACGTATGGGTTAAAGAGATTCCTAAATGAATTTCTGGATACATATAGAGATGCAAGCGAACAAAAAATTGATGAATATCACAAGGTTTTCGATAGATGCATGAAAGCTTGCATGACAGTATTTGGTGAAAATGCATTTCGATTGAAGAGTGATATTGCCAAACCTGGTAAATATAGCGCCGGAGAATGGGCCTCAAGGCCAAATGCCGCGATATTTCAGGCTATTGCGACATCATTCTGCTCATACGATTTAGGACAAATAACTCAAAAATCTGATTGTATTTATGAGGGATATTTAGATTTAATTAATTCAGATCCTGTCTGGGTTGACAGAGTAAGACGCGCAACAGGTGAGTCAACAAGATTAAAATATGTTTTTGATGCTTGGCTAAAAAGATTGGAAGAAATTATGTCTGAAAGTCAACCGCAAGATTCAAAAAGAATATTCTCGCGACAACTTAAAAAAGAAATGTTTGATAGTAATCCGACTTGTAAATTATGTGGCAATAAAATTTCTCTCATCGATGATGCCGTGATAGATCATGATGACAGATATTGGCTAGGAGGAAAAACAATACCAGAAAATGCAAACCTAGCCCACCGAATATGCAACCTTAAGAAGGGATGA
- a CDS encoding arylsulfatase, with product MHSSAERRTLPFPALLSVLVLTLLLAAPAWCGENIRGASTGPTTAKGYNHPNQYLHLQAKQIAPNMEPAMPHPAQDQEARAKLAALAQKAGKKPNILLVVLDDVGWMDPGFNGGGVAVGNATPNMDRLASEGLVLTSAYSQPSCSPTRATILTGQLPCHHGVLYPPMYGQPGGLDGAVTIAKLLRDQGYVTQGVGKWHMGENEGSQPQNVGFDDFYGFLSVSDMYSEWRDVYFNPEIALSPDRFAAMQNLPFNPNVVHCRKDGCKNVRLIDLNAIKDLDEDWLTYSENFIRKMAKNPKPFFLYHGTRGCHFDNYPSDRYAGKSAARTVYSDCMVEMDDVVGRLVKTLEETGQLENTLVFFTSDNGPEGEVDPYGRTPFRGYKGTTWEGGVRVPTFVYWKGMIAPGKSEGLFDMADLFPTALSLAGVTGANIGKLVPRDRYIDGIDQTSFLLGGQKLSNRRSVLYWMMTEFAAVRMDEFKLHRVVQITDGINKKGWNGGFTGSVTKTGGVVMYNLYANPQEDASVGIRHLPIESFLEQEMKRYAAVLKQFPPKFDMARR from the coding sequence ATGCATTCTTCCGCCGAACGCCGGACGCTCCCGTTCCCGGCGTTGCTGTCCGTTCTGGTCCTGACGCTCCTGCTCGCCGCCCCGGCATGGTGTGGGGAGAACATCCGGGGCGCGTCCACCGGCCCGACCACGGCCAAGGGCTACAACCACCCGAACCAGTACCTCCATCTCCAGGCGAAGCAGATCGCCCCGAACATGGAGCCGGCCATGCCCCACCCGGCCCAGGACCAGGAGGCCCGCGCCAAGCTGGCCGCCCTGGCCCAGAAGGCGGGCAAGAAGCCGAACATCCTCCTCGTGGTCCTGGACGACGTGGGCTGGATGGACCCGGGCTTCAACGGCGGCGGCGTGGCCGTGGGCAACGCCACCCCGAACATGGACCGGCTGGCCTCCGAGGGCCTCGTCCTGACCTCGGCCTATTCCCAGCCCTCCTGCTCGCCCACCCGGGCCACCATCCTCACCGGCCAGCTGCCCTGCCACCACGGCGTGCTCTACCCGCCGATGTACGGCCAGCCCGGCGGCCTGGACGGGGCCGTGACCATCGCCAAGCTCCTGCGCGACCAGGGCTACGTGACCCAGGGCGTGGGCAAGTGGCACATGGGCGAGAACGAGGGCTCCCAGCCCCAGAACGTGGGCTTCGACGACTTCTACGGCTTCCTCTCGGTCTCGGACATGTACTCCGAGTGGCGCGACGTCTACTTCAACCCCGAGATCGCGCTCTCGCCCGACCGCTTCGCGGCCATGCAGAACCTGCCCTTCAACCCCAACGTGGTGCACTGCCGGAAGGACGGCTGCAAGAACGTCCGGCTCATCGACCTGAACGCCATCAAGGATCTGGACGAGGACTGGCTGACCTACAGCGAGAACTTCATCCGCAAGATGGCCAAGAATCCCAAGCCGTTCTTCCTCTACCACGGCACGCGCGGCTGCCACTTCGACAACTATCCCAGCGACCGCTACGCCGGGAAGTCCGCCGCGCGCACGGTCTACAGCGACTGCATGGTCGAGATGGACGACGTGGTGGGACGGCTGGTCAAGACCCTGGAGGAGACGGGCCAGCTGGAGAACACCCTGGTCTTCTTCACCTCGGACAACGGCCCCGAGGGCGAGGTCGATCCCTACGGCCGCACCCCGTTCCGGGGCTACAAGGGCACCACCTGGGAAGGCGGCGTGCGCGTGCCCACCTTCGTCTACTGGAAGGGCATGATCGCCCCCGGCAAGAGCGAGGGCCTGTTCGACATGGCCGACCTCTTCCCCACGGCCCTGTCCCTGGCGGGCGTCACCGGCGCGAACATCGGCAAGCTCGTGCCCAGGGACCGCTACATCGACGGCATCGACCAGACGTCCTTCCTGCTGGGCGGCCAGAAGCTCTCCAACCGCCGCAGCGTCCTCTACTGGATGATGACCGAGTTCGCGGCCGTGCGCATGGACGAGTTCAAGCTCCACCGCGTGGTCCAGATCACCGACGGCATCAACAAGAAGGGCTGGAACGGCGGCTTCACCGGCTCGGTCACCAAGACCGGCGGCGTGGTGATGTACAACCTCTATGCCAACCCCCAGGAGGACGCGAGCGTGGGCATCCGCCACCTGCCCATCGAGAGCTTCCTGGAGCAGGAGATGAAGCGCTACGCGGCGGTGCTCAAGCAGTTCCCGCCCAAGTTCGACATGGCCCGCAGATAG
- a CDS encoding DsrE family protein has protein sequence MKILILVSNPDPEIKWNALRFGNVLLNQGEDVTIFLNGPAADLLAGDGERFPLAEQAKLFTLSEGVLAAUGKCMTLHGVEGATCPASQGNMAQLADAVRAADRIVSC, from the coding sequence ATGAAAATCCTCATCCTCGTCTCCAACCCGGACCCGGAGATCAAGTGGAACGCCCTGCGCTTCGGCAACGTGCTGCTGAACCAGGGCGAGGACGTGACCATCTTCCTCAACGGCCCGGCCGCCGACCTGCTGGCCGGGGACGGCGAACGCTTCCCCCTCGCGGAGCAGGCCAAGCTCTTCACCCTGAGCGAGGGCGTGCTGGCGGCCTGAGGCAAGTGCATGACCCTCCACGGCGTGGAGGGAGCAACCTGCCCGGCGAGCCAGGGCAACATGGCCCAGTTGGCGGACGCGGTGCGCGCGGCCGACCGCATCGTCAGCTGCTGA
- a CDS encoding AraC family transcriptional regulator — protein sequence MMRAFAAERGPTERFVYRRSVGVTVLSARMTEFSYKRHAHEEYALGVTLRGLQQYHCGGVLCSSRPGGVMLFSPEQAHDGAAGDREGIDYVMLYVPAPVFAEAAGLRDTLRFSESVIYDRRAASALRAFARAALDGRDEAFCTELLLAAARVVARTGDRSPGLSHGPAVRRAQEMLRHDMGAAPRLDDLCREVGLSKFHFIRLFQRATGVTPYQYFLGCRLERVKELLERGEDAYSAMLDCGFYDLSHLNRHFKAVYGTTPLEYARQLGPRPR from the coding sequence ATGATGCGCGCTTTCGCCGCCGAGCGCGGCCCCACCGAACGCTTCGTCTACCGCAGGTCCGTCGGGGTCACGGTGCTCTCCGCGCGCATGACGGAGTTCTCCTACAAGCGGCACGCCCACGAGGAATACGCCCTGGGCGTCACCCTGCGGGGCCTCCAACAGTACCACTGCGGCGGCGTGCTCTGCTCCTCGCGGCCGGGCGGGGTCATGCTCTTCAGCCCGGAACAGGCTCACGACGGCGCGGCCGGGGACCGCGAGGGCATCGACTACGTCATGCTTTACGTTCCCGCGCCGGTCTTCGCCGAGGCCGCCGGACTGCGGGACACGCTGCGCTTCTCCGAATCCGTGATTTACGACCGTCGGGCCGCATCGGCCCTGCGGGCCTTCGCCCGCGCGGCCCTGGACGGCCGGGACGAGGCCTTCTGCACCGAGCTGCTTCTGGCGGCCGCCCGCGTGGTGGCCCGCACCGGGGACCGCTCTCCGGGCCTGAGCCACGGCCCGGCCGTGCGGAGGGCTCAGGAGATGCTCCGCCACGACATGGGCGCGGCCCCGAGGCTGGACGACCTCTGCCGCGAGGTGGGTCTGTCCAAGTTCCATTTCATCCGCCTCTTCCAGCGGGCCACGGGCGTGACGCCCTACCAGTACTTCCTGGGCTGCCGCCTGGAGCGGGTCAAGGAACTGCTGGAGCGAGGGGAGGATGCCTACTCGGCCATGCTGGACTGCGGCTTCTACGACCTTTCGCACCTGAACCGGCACTTCAAGGCCGTGTACGGGACCACGCCCCTGGAATACGCGCGCCAGTTGGGCCCGCGGCCGCGCTGA
- a CDS encoding tetratricopeptide repeat protein, whose product MRQTLLRLLPLLFLLPWAAPLQAADSGYAGSASCRSCHEKFHQLWSTSRHGLAMRPYEAGWAGQALKPQPREIAVGRYSYRADVARGVMTERGPDGAREYPMLHALGGKNVSYFLTPLERGRLQTLPLAFDLNSGQWFDTAKSGIRHLPGEGRGLTWRDPAFTFNTSCHGCHVSQLSTNYDPATDSYSSTWTEPGINCETCHGPSAEHNRVCQEAKDAGAPTPTDLKITGGRFFTTEQHNDTCNSCHAKMIPLSASYPPGAKFFDHFDLVTLESPDYHPDGRDLGENYTATSWRMSPCARSGRLGCLHCHTSSGRFRQKNAPDTACAPCHQDKVDNPSAHTHHPAASPGSRCVSCHMPKTWFARMARSDHSMLPPTPAATQRFGSPNACNGCHTNKGAAWADKMVRSWRSRDYQAPVLERAELVRRARNRNFDKLPEMLAYLGRPDREEVTAASLIRLLRACPNPAKWPALRERLSDPSPLVRAAAATALAGNRDQRSFQVLARAASDPVRLVRVRAAESLAGAPATALNPAELTAARAALDELEQSLNARPDDWSGRYNLGNLLFQRGDDAGALAAYGQAVALRPDAAPPRINAALILARRHDLPGAEASLRQALEADPSSAAAHFNLALLLAETKREAEAEKELRAALTNDQHMAEAAFNLGLMLEKKNPGESLKLLARAARLRPDDPRYGHALGYAQHQRGDGASAARTLAAVIRAHPDAAETYRLLAAIYEARGETKKLHDLCEDAQTAPGLNPLVKAMLRNKLEELKTRGKS is encoded by the coding sequence ATGCGCCAGACCCTCCTCCGCCTCCTGCCGCTCCTCTTCCTCCTGCCCTGGGCCGCGCCGCTCCAGGCCGCCGACTCCGGCTACGCGGGCAGCGCCTCCTGCCGCTCCTGCCACGAGAAGTTCCACCAGCTCTGGAGCACCTCGCGCCACGGCCTGGCCATGCGGCCCTATGAGGCCGGGTGGGCCGGGCAGGCGCTCAAGCCCCAGCCCCGCGAGATCGCCGTGGGCCGGTATTCCTACCGCGCGGACGTGGCGCGCGGGGTCATGACCGAACGCGGGCCCGACGGCGCGCGCGAGTACCCCATGCTCCACGCCCTGGGCGGCAAGAACGTCTCCTACTTTCTCACGCCCCTGGAGCGCGGCCGCCTCCAGACCCTGCCCCTGGCCTTCGACCTGAACTCGGGCCAGTGGTTCGACACGGCCAAGAGCGGCATCCGCCACCTGCCCGGCGAGGGCCGGGGCCTGACCTGGCGCGACCCGGCCTTCACCTTCAACACCTCCTGCCACGGCTGCCACGTGAGCCAGCTCTCCACGAACTACGACCCGGCCACGGACAGCTACTCCAGCACCTGGACCGAGCCGGGCATCAACTGCGAGACCTGCCACGGCCCGAGCGCCGAGCACAACCGCGTCTGCCAAGAGGCCAAGGACGCGGGCGCGCCCACGCCCACGGACCTGAAGATCACCGGCGGCCGGTTCTTCACCACGGAGCAGCACAACGACACCTGCAACTCCTGCCACGCCAAGATGATCCCGCTCTCGGCCTCCTATCCGCCGGGCGCGAAGTTCTTCGACCACTTCGACCTCGTGACCCTGGAGAGCCCGGACTACCACCCCGACGGCCGCGACCTGGGCGAAAACTACACCGCCACCTCCTGGCGCATGAGCCCCTGCGCCCGCTCCGGCAGGCTCGGCTGCCTGCACTGCCACACCTCCAGCGGCCGCTTCCGCCAGAAGAACGCGCCGGACACGGCCTGCGCGCCCTGCCACCAGGACAAGGTCGACAACCCGTCCGCGCACACCCATCACCCGGCGGCGAGCCCCGGCAGCCGCTGCGTCTCCTGCCACATGCCCAAGACCTGGTTCGCGCGCATGGCCCGGAGCGACCACTCCATGCTCCCGCCCACCCCGGCGGCCACCCAGCGCTTCGGCTCGCCCAACGCCTGCAACGGCTGCCACACGAACAAGGGCGCGGCCTGGGCCGACAAGATGGTCCGTTCCTGGCGCTCGCGGGACTACCAGGCCCCGGTGCTGGAGCGGGCCGAACTCGTGCGCCGGGCCCGCAACCGCAACTTCGACAAGCTGCCCGAGATGCTGGCCTATCTCGGCCGTCCGGACCGCGAGGAAGTCACCGCCGCCTCGCTCATCCGGCTCCTGCGGGCCTGCCCGAACCCGGCCAAGTGGCCCGCGCTGCGCGAGCGGCTCTCCGACCCCTCGCCCCTGGTGCGCGCGGCGGCCGCCACGGCCCTGGCCGGGAACCGCGACCAGCGCTCGTTCCAGGTCCTGGCCCGGGCCGCCTCCGACCCGGTGCGGCTCGTGCGCGTGCGCGCGGCCGAATCCCTGGCCGGAGCCCCGGCGACCGCCCTGAACCCGGCCGAGCTGACCGCCGCCAGGGCCGCCCTGGACGAGCTGGAACAGAGCCTGAACGCCCGGCCCGACGACTGGAGCGGCCGCTACAACCTGGGCAACCTGCTCTTCCAGCGCGGCGACGACGCCGGGGCCCTGGCGGCCTACGGCCAGGCCGTGGCCCTGCGGCCGGACGCGGCCCCGCCCCGGATCAACGCGGCCCTGATCCTGGCCCGGCGGCACGATCTGCCCGGGGCCGAGGCATCCCTGCGCCAGGCCTTGGAGGCCGATCCGTCCAGCGCCGCCGCGCACTTCAACCTGGCCCTGCTCCTGGCCGAAACCAAGCGCGAGGCCGAAGCCGAGAAGGAGTTGCGGGCCGCGCTGACCAACGACCAGCACATGGCCGAGGCGGCCTTCAATCTGGGGCTCATGCTGGAGAAGAAGAACCCGGGCGAGAGCCTCAAGCTCCTGGCCCGCGCGGCCCGGCTGCGGCCCGACGACCCGCGCTACGGCCACGCCCTGGGCTACGCCCAGCACCAGCGCGGCGACGGCGCGTCCGCCGCCCGGACCCTGGCGGCCGTGATCCGCGCCCACCCGGACGCGGCCGAGACCTACCGGCTCCTGGCCGCGATCTACGAGGCCCGGGGTGAAACCAAGAAGCTCCACGACCTCTGCGAGGACGCCCAGACCGCGCCGGGGCTCAACCCGCTGGTCAAGGCCATGCTGCGCAACAAGCTGGAGGAGCTGAAGACGCGGGGCAAGAGCTGA
- the ribB gene encoding 3,4-dihydroxy-2-butanone-4-phosphate synthase produces the protein MNQTTTVSSHERQVEAALYSLRQGSGVLVVDDLDRENEGDLIYPAQTLTREQMALLIRACSGIVCLCLTGEAAASLDLPPMVERNESPYGTAFTVSIEAAQGVTTGVSAADRLATVRAATAPGARPSDLRRPGHVFPLIARPGGVLERRGHTEATVDLARLAGFPPAGVLCELTNADGSMARLPEIRAFARTHDMPVVSVEALAEYRRDKGL, from the coding sequence ATGAATCAGACGACCACGGTTTCTTCCCACGAACGGCAGGTGGAGGCGGCCCTGTACTCCCTCAGACAGGGCAGCGGGGTTCTGGTGGTGGACGATCTGGACCGGGAGAACGAGGGCGACCTCATCTATCCGGCCCAGACCCTGACCCGTGAGCAGATGGCCCTGCTCATCAGGGCCTGCAGCGGCATCGTCTGCCTCTGCCTCACCGGCGAGGCGGCCGCGTCCCTGGACCTGCCGCCCATGGTCGAGCGCAACGAGAGCCCCTACGGCACGGCCTTCACCGTGAGCATCGAGGCGGCCCAGGGCGTGACCACCGGGGTCTCGGCGGCCGACCGGCTGGCCACGGTGCGCGCGGCCACGGCCCCGGGGGCCCGGCCCTCGGACCTGCGCCGTCCCGGCCACGTCTTCCCGCTCATCGCCCGGCCCGGCGGGGTGCTGGAGCGCCGGGGCCACACCGAGGCCACCGTGGACCTGGCCCGGCTGGCGGGCTTCCCCCCGGCCGGGGTGCTCTGCGAGCTGACCAACGCCGACGGGAGCATGGCCCGGCTGCCCGAGATCCGAGCCTTCGCCCGGACCCACGACATGCCCGTGGTCAGCGTGGAGGCCCTGGCCGAGTATCGCCGGGACAAGGGGCTTTGA